The Tepidibacter aestuarii genome contains a region encoding:
- the mutS gene encoding DNA mismatch repair protein MutS → MMKQYFQIKENYKDSILFFRLGDFYEMFFEDAIVASRVLEIALTGKNCGLEERAPMCGVPFHSSSSYISKLIENGYKVAICEQVEDASAAKGLVKRDVVRVVSPGTVMEENLLDNKKNNYLLSIYKEDGKIGISYVDITTGDFYATSIDESNLIEEIAKIQPKEVIYFNVENEKLQTICTLNNSYLNNDSSIYYNDDDNILEKYFSKEYINTLNLNQDIHIKFSLIGLLNYIFSTQKQISSNISTISIYNSNDFMSIDMFTRLNLELTQTMRSKQKKGSLLHVLDKTNTAMGGRLLRKWIEQPLINKERIQERLNLIEEIKDDFSLREDLNEELKNIYDIERLCGKLAFEKINPKELINLKESIKKIPGIKELLRESDTNYMKKLVNDIDELYDIYKLIDESIIEEPSLTLKDGNIIKSSYDEDINRLRDLTKNGAAVISEIEDKERNKTGIKSLKIGFNKVFGYYIEITKTNLKQFEIPNYYIRKQTLSNAERFITEELKTIEEQILNSKEKIKDLEYSIFVQVRNRLYENINRIQQVAKTIAFIDVINSLGKVAYQNNYCKPNITCEEELCIVNGRHPVVENIIGEENFVPNDTNLNISDSKIGIITGPNMAGKSTYMRQVSLITLLAHIGSFVPAQRADVPIVDRIFTRVGASDDLSQGQSTFMVEMTEVSHILKNATKNSLVILDEIGRGTSTFDGLSLAWSIVEYINERIGCKTLFATHYHELTELEEKLFGIKNYCVAVKEQGEDIIFLRKIIKGGADRSYGIHVAKLAELPDDVINRANKILAQLEGNEKDTVNSSLQVKESAITDEEYSVDNKKDDLNQQISFGILEKQSILKEILSLNIVGMTPIDAMNTLYNLQNKVKLIGDDEK, encoded by the coding sequence ATGATGAAACAATATTTTCAGATAAAGGAAAACTATAAGGATAGTATACTTTTCTTTAGGCTTGGAGATTTTTATGAAATGTTTTTTGAGGATGCAATAGTTGCATCTAGAGTATTAGAAATAGCTTTGACTGGTAAAAACTGTGGTCTTGAAGAAAGAGCTCCTATGTGTGGAGTACCTTTTCATTCATCTAGTTCATATATATCAAAATTAATTGAAAATGGATATAAGGTAGCTATATGTGAACAAGTAGAAGATGCATCTGCTGCAAAAGGGTTAGTAAAAAGAGATGTTGTGAGAGTAGTAAGTCCTGGAACTGTAATGGAAGAAAATCTACTAGATAACAAAAAAAATAACTACCTTTTATCTATATATAAAGAAGATGGTAAGATAGGTATATCTTATGTAGATATAACCACTGGTGATTTTTATGCAACTAGCATAGATGAATCGAATTTGATTGAAGAAATTGCTAAAATTCAACCTAAGGAAGTTATATATTTTAATGTAGAAAATGAGAAGTTACAAACAATATGCACTCTTAATAATTCTTATTTAAACAATGACTCATCTATATATTATAATGATGATGATAATATTTTAGAAAAATATTTTTCTAAAGAATATATAAATACTCTTAACTTAAATCAAGATATTCATATAAAGTTTAGTTTGATAGGTCTGCTAAATTATATTTTTTCAACACAAAAACAGATATCTTCTAATATAAGTACTATTTCTATTTATAACTCTAATGATTTTATGTCTATTGATATGTTTACAAGGCTTAATCTTGAACTTACACAAACAATGAGAAGCAAACAAAAAAAAGGATCGTTACTTCATGTATTAGATAAAACTAATACTGCGATGGGAGGAAGACTTTTAAGAAAATGGATTGAGCAACCTCTTATTAATAAAGAAAGAATACAAGAAAGACTTAATTTAATAGAAGAGATAAAAGACGATTTTTCTTTGAGAGAGGACCTTAATGAAGAATTAAAAAACATATATGATATAGAAAGACTGTGTGGAAAGCTAGCCTTTGAGAAAATAAATCCTAAAGAACTTATAAATCTTAAAGAATCAATTAAAAAGATACCAGGTATAAAAGAATTACTGCGAGAATCAGATACTAATTATATGAAAAAATTAGTGAATGATATAGATGAGTTATATGATATCTATAAGTTGATAGATGAATCTATAATAGAGGAACCATCGTTAACTTTAAAAGATGGCAATATAATAAAGTCAAGTTATGATGAAGATATAAACAGATTAAGAGATTTAACTAAAAATGGCGCTGCTGTTATAAGTGAGATAGAAGATAAAGAAAGAAATAAAACAGGAATAAAATCTTTAAAAATAGGTTTTAACAAGGTGTTTGGATATTATATAGAAATAACTAAAACTAACTTGAAGCAATTTGAAATACCAAATTATTATATAAGAAAGCAAACGTTGAGTAATGCTGAAAGATTCATAACTGAAGAATTAAAAACAATTGAAGAGCAAATTCTAAATTCTAAAGAAAAGATAAAAGATCTTGAATATAGTATATTTGTACAAGTTAGAAATAGACTGTATGAAAATATAAATAGAATTCAACAAGTTGCTAAAACAATAGCATTTATAGATGTTATAAATTCATTAGGTAAGGTTGCTTATCAAAATAATTACTGTAAACCTAATATAACTTGTGAAGAAGAACTTTGTATAGTAAATGGAAGACATCCCGTTGTTGAAAATATAATAGGTGAAGAAAACTTTGTTCCAAATGACACTAATCTAAATATATCAGATAGTAAAATAGGTATAATTACAGGACCTAATATGGCCGGAAAATCAACATATATGAGGCAAGTATCTTTAATAACATTACTAGCGCATATAGGATCTTTTGTACCTGCACAAAGAGCTGATGTACCTATTGTAGATAGAATATTCACAAGAGTCGGAGCAAGTGATGATTTATCACAAGGACAGAGTACTTTTATGGTAGAGATGACTGAGGTTTCTCATATTTTAAAGAATGCTACGAAAAATAGTTTGGTAATACTTGATGAAATAGGTAGGGGAACTAGTACATTTGATGGACTTAGTTTAGCTTGGTCTATTGTGGAGTACATTAATGAAAGAATAGGCTGTAAAACACTATTCGCTACTCACTATCATGAACTAACAGAACTTGAAGAAAAGTTATTTGGTATTAAAAACTATTGTGTAGCTGTAAAAGAGCAAGGTGAAGATATAATCTTCTTAAGAAAGATTATAAAAGGTGGAGCAGATCGAAGTTATGGAATACATGTTGCAAAGCTTGCTGAGTTGCCTGATGATGTTATAAATAGAGCAAATAAAATACTTGCACAACTAGAAGGTAATGAAAAAGATACAGTAAATTCTTCGTTGCAAGTTAAAGAAAGTGCTATAACGGATGAGGAGTATAGTGTTGATAATAAAAAAGACGATTTGAATCAACAAATCAGTTTTGGTATCTTAGAAAAGCAATCTATATTGAAAGAAATATTGTCTTTAAATATAGTGGGTATGACACCTATTGATGCTATGAATACTTTATATAATCTTCAAAATAAGGTTAAATTAATCGGAGATGATGAGAAGTGA
- the mutL gene encoding DNA mismatch repair endonuclease MutL: MIKEINLLDEYTINKIAAGEVVERPSSVVKELVENCIDARSSKITIEISNGGKDLIRITDNGHGIPKNQVEKSFLRHATSKISEIEDLYELDSLGFRGEALASIASIARVELITRTIEDTIGVKVCIEGGVIKNKEPIGTSVGTTIIVKDLFFNTPARKKFLKSSTSENINITDMINKLCIGNPNIQFKYINNNRIMLTTPGDNNLKNTVRSIYGKKISDNLKNIEIETDFLKLTGYIGNNTIYRNNKTLQHVYINGRYVKSKLILAAIYEAYKGILPINKHSICFLNLSIDAQKIDVNVHPNKLEIKFEDDQRIFNLIKIKINELLLRTNLIPKYVSNNQDIKKEENKENVISIDDLIMDINKEKIDLKKTEQNETKVKIDNIQEKSVDYGIKIENIDSILDKPYITNIDNTLDKLTISNDSIFKEDKIGLKTNSHEFDYNKKLTEKENNDFLKDNTKETINFNVEEAKECSEEISAEYYNEKLNDLNIVGTIFNTYIICQSKESIFLIDQHAAHERVVYEDYLAKFKTENISSQILLKPMIMELSNKDMLIIEDKLDIFMKFGFEVELFGDNSIIVRSVPNIFGIPESENFILDIIDNIDKLFNNYDFKKEQIASMACKSAIKANDRIENIEINTLIAKLKRCNNSYTCPHGRPVIVEMTKKEIEKMFKRII; this comes from the coding sequence GTGATTAAAGAAATAAATCTTCTAGATGAATATACAATAAATAAAATAGCCGCGGGAGAGGTTGTTGAAAGACCTTCTTCCGTAGTTAAGGAGTTAGTTGAAAATTGTATAGATGCAAGATCATCTAAAATAACAATAGAAATATCAAATGGCGGTAAAGATTTAATAAGAATTACAGATAATGGCCATGGCATACCTAAGAATCAAGTTGAAAAATCATTTTTAAGGCATGCCACAAGTAAAATATCTGAGATAGAAGATCTTTACGAACTTGATTCATTAGGATTTAGAGGAGAAGCTTTGGCAAGTATCGCGTCAATTGCTAGAGTCGAACTTATAACTAGAACAATAGAAGATACAATAGGAGTGAAGGTATGTATAGAAGGTGGAGTTATAAAGAATAAAGAGCCTATAGGAACTTCTGTAGGAACTACTATTATAGTTAAGGATCTATTCTTTAACACTCCAGCTAGAAAAAAGTTTTTAAAGTCATCTACTAGTGAAAATATAAATATAACTGATATGATAAACAAGCTTTGCATAGGAAATCCTAATATTCAGTTTAAATACATTAACAATAATAGAATTATGTTAACTACTCCTGGAGATAACAATCTTAAAAACACTGTAAGATCTATCTACGGTAAAAAGATTTCTGATAATTTGAAAAATATAGAAATAGAAACTGATTTTTTGAAATTGACAGGATATATAGGTAATAACACTATATATAGAAACAACAAAACACTTCAGCATGTGTATATAAATGGACGTTATGTGAAAAGTAAATTGATATTAGCTGCTATATATGAAGCTTATAAAGGTATACTTCCTATAAACAAGCATTCTATATGCTTTTTAAATTTATCAATAGATGCCCAAAAGATAGATGTAAACGTACACCCTAATAAACTTGAGATTAAATTTGAAGATGATCAAAGAATATTTAATTTGATAAAAATTAAAATTAATGAACTTTTACTTAGGACAAACTTAATCCCTAAGTATGTATCAAATAATCAAGATATTAAAAAAGAAGAAAATAAAGAAAATGTAATATCTATAGATGATTTGATAATGGATATTAATAAAGAAAAAATAGACTTGAAGAAAACGGAGCAAAATGAAACTAAAGTTAAAATAGATAATATCCAAGAAAAAAGTGTTGATTATGGCATAAAAATAGAAAATATAGATAGTATCTTAGATAAGCCATATATAACTAATATAGATAATACTTTAGATAAGTTAACTATCAGTAATGATAGTATTTTTAAAGAAGATAAAATAGGATTGAAAACTAATTCACATGAATTTGATTATAATAAAAAATTGACTGAAAAAGAAAATAATGATTTTTTAAAAGATAATACAAAAGAAACTATAAACTTTAATGTAGAAGAAGCTAAAGAATGTAGTGAAGAGATATCAGCTGAATATTATAATGAAAAATTGAATGACTTAAATATAGTAGGAACAATCTTTAATACTTATATCATATGTCAATCTAAAGAATCTATATTTTTAATTGATCAGCACGCTGCTCATGAAAGAGTTGTATATGAAGATTATTTAGCAAAATTCAAAACCGAAAATATATCTAGTCAAATTTTATTAAAACCAATGATTATGGAGTTGTCTAATAAAGATATGCTTATTATAGAAGATAAATTAGATATATTTATGAAATTTGGTTTTGAAGTTGAATTATTTGGAGATAATTCTATTATAGTTAGATCTGTGCCTAATATATTCGGAATTCCTGAATCTGAGAATTTTATATTAGACATAATAGATAATATAGACAAGCTATTTAACAATTATGATTTCAAAAAAGAACAAATAGCATCTATGGCTTGTAAAAGTGCTATTAAAGCGAATGATAGAATTGAAAACATAGAAATAAATACTCTTATAGCAAAGTTAAAGAGGTGTAACAATTCATATACTTGTCCTCATGGAAGACCTGTTATAGTAGAGATGACAAAAAAAGAAATTGAGAAAATGTTTAAGAGAATTATTTGA
- the miaA gene encoding tRNA (adenosine(37)-N6)-dimethylallyltransferase MiaA, which translates to MGKIPVVFIAGPTAVGKTDLSINLAKKLNGEIISADSMQIYKYMDIGTAKITEEEMYGVKHYLIDEVEPDVEFSVVDFQQRAKIYINEIYENGKLPIIAGGTGLYINSLIYDMDFTKSKGNTKLRDELQKEADEYGVEYLHNKLKELDEKSAERIHPNNIKRVIRAIEVCLEAEEKIGNFKNDIKFNEDYYPIFIILNRDREHLYERINKRVDIMMSQGLLKEVNKLLEMGYNEKLTSMQAIGYKEIIKSLKGEYSIEDAIELIKRDSRRYAKRQITWFKRYDFAKWIDLDNFSDQDEAKSLILSYIEGLLRNL; encoded by the coding sequence ATGGGGAAAATACCTGTAGTATTTATAGCAGGGCCTACTGCTGTTGGAAAAACGGATTTATCTATAAATTTAGCAAAAAAACTTAATGGAGAAATAATCTCTGCTGATTCTATGCAAATATATAAATACATGGATATAGGGACTGCTAAAATAACAGAAGAAGAGATGTATGGTGTAAAACATTATTTAATAGATGAAGTTGAACCTGACGTTGAGTTTTCTGTAGTTGATTTTCAACAAAGAGCCAAAATATATATTAATGAAATCTATGAAAATGGAAAACTTCCTATAATAGCAGGTGGAACGGGTCTTTATATAAATTCTTTAATATATGACATGGATTTTACTAAATCTAAAGGAAATACAAAGCTTAGGGATGAACTCCAAAAAGAAGCAGATGAATATGGAGTTGAATACCTTCATAACAAATTAAAGGAACTTGATGAAAAAAGCGCAGAAAGAATACATCCTAATAATATAAAAAGAGTTATTAGAGCTATTGAAGTTTGTTTAGAAGCTGAAGAAAAAATAGGGAATTTTAAAAATGATATAAAATTTAACGAAGATTATTACCCTATCTTTATAATATTGAATAGAGATAGAGAACATCTTTATGAAAGAATAAATAAAAGGGTGGACATCATGATGAGTCAAGGCCTCTTAAAAGAAGTAAACAAACTTTTAGAAATGGGATACAATGAGAAATTGACTTCTATGCAGGCTATAGGATATAAAGAAATAATTAAATCTCTGAAAGGAGAGTATTCTATAGAAGATGCTATTGAGTTGATAAAAAGGGATAGTAGAAGATATGCAAAAAGACAAATAACATGGTTCAAGAGGTATGATTTTGCAAAATGGATAGATTTAGATAATTTTTCGGATCAAGATGAGGCAAAATCATTAATTTTATCTTATATAGAAGGACTTTTAAGAAATTTATAG
- the hfq gene encoding RNA chaperone Hfq yields MKNNTLNLQDLFLNQARKEKVAITIFLVNGVQLKGRVKGFDSYIIILENEGKQQMIYKHAVSTIIPNTNINLINSNSNLKK; encoded by the coding sequence TTGAAAAACAACACGTTGAATCTACAGGATTTATTTTTAAATCAAGCTAGAAAAGAAAAAGTAGCTATAACAATATTTTTAGTTAATGGAGTTCAGTTAAAAGGTCGAGTAAAGGGATTTGATAGTTATATAATAATTTTAGAAAATGAAGGTAAACAGCAAATGATTTATAAGCACGCTGTTTCTACAATAATACCTAATACTAATATAAATTTAATTAACTCTAATAGTAACCTTAAGAAATAA
- a CDS encoding tyrosine-type recombinase/integrase: MKYTTDDLISSLKLRRQLFPIANYPMEFKEAFEVFIDALISAQKSINTIQAYYFDLKTFFEFLILNYEDIEYLSDIRPLALTRFYTYLQTERKNSYKSIVRKKMVLNVFFKYLIEQGVILERQNPIKKEEVIKSRVSNKKSPPVFLETYEIKKIFDFIKNSRSNKFYKLRNLSIVSLMLYSGLRVSEIISINLKDIEYALNHEILSIVGKGSKERKIPILKDELLNGSLNSLYQYYIERLKLDINTDALFVSTKKTRLTTRAVQMLMKKYSANTDLNKTITPHKLRHTFATHLIKNGADIRKVQELLGHSSISTTQIYTHIQIDDLKDTLKEYKLNLNSLI, encoded by the coding sequence ATGAAATACACGACAGATGATTTAATCAGCAGTTTAAAACTCAGACGACAATTATTCCCTATAGCTAATTATCCAATGGAGTTTAAAGAAGCTTTTGAAGTATTTATAGATGCTTTAATTTCAGCTCAAAAATCTATAAACACTATACAAGCCTATTATTTCGATTTAAAGACGTTTTTTGAGTTTTTGATACTAAACTATGAGGACATAGAATATCTTTCCGATATACGCCCTCTAGCACTTACCCGTTTTTATACATATTTACAAACCGAAAGGAAAAATTCATACAAATCGATAGTAAGAAAAAAAATGGTACTTAACGTATTTTTTAAATATTTAATAGAACAAGGGGTTATATTAGAACGTCAAAATCCAATAAAAAAAGAAGAGGTTATAAAAAGTAGGGTATCAAACAAAAAATCTCCACCTGTTTTTTTAGAGACATATGAGATAAAGAAGATATTCGATTTTATAAAAAACTCACGCTCTAATAAATTTTATAAATTAAGAAACCTGAGTATAGTATCATTAATGCTTTATAGTGGTCTAAGAGTATCCGAAATTATAAGTATAAACTTAAAAGACATAGAATATGCACTTAATCACGAAATTTTATCAATCGTAGGAAAAGGAAGTAAGGAAAGAAAAATTCCTATATTAAAAGATGAGCTTTTAAACGGAAGTTTAAACTCTCTATATCAATACTACATAGAAAGGTTAAAATTAGATATTAATACAGATGCACTTTTTGTATCAACTAAAAAAACTAGACTTACAACAAGAGCTGTTCAAATGCTTATGAAAAAATATTCAGCAAATACTGATTTAAATAAAACTATAACACCTCATAAATTAAGGCATACCTTTGCTACTCACTTAATAAAGAATGGAGCTGATATAAGAAAAGTACAAGAATTACTTGGTCATTCATCTATATCAACTACTCAAATCTATACGCATATACAAATAGATGATTTAAAAGATACTTTAAAAGAATATAAACTCAATTTAAATTCTTTAATATAA
- a CDS encoding methionine gamma-lyase family protein has product MLEQTKDMLFDFYDIDKSVVKLSENIEGKIQSKFKEINEVSEYNQYKVLKSMQKANLSDNHFNWTTGYGYNDVGREKVEEIYSYVFNTEDAIVRPIIVNGTHALSLCISGIVRPGDEILSATGKPYDTLEEVIGIRNSRGSLKEFGVTYNQVDFLGNGEPDYINIKEKINDKTKLVLIQRSKGYSWRKSLTIDDIEKIINTVKSVREDIIVMVDNCYGEFLEMKEPTDVGADIMAGSLIKNPGGGLALTGGYIVGKKEIVELISYRLTSPGIGKECGLTFGTTRSVLQGLFLAPHTVGQALMGAIFCSKLFEELGFEILPKPNDVRSDIIQIIKFDNADQIISFCKGIQYAAPVDSFVSPEPWPMPGYDSDVIMAAGAFVQGSSIELSADAPIKPPYNVYFQGGLTYTHSKFGSLKALTEMIKNKTIKIPTSI; this is encoded by the coding sequence GTGCTTGAACAAACTAAAGATATGCTGTTTGATTTTTATGATATAGATAAATCTGTCGTAAAATTAAGCGAGAATATAGAAGGTAAAATACAAAGTAAATTTAAAGAAATAAATGAAGTAAGTGAATATAATCAATACAAAGTGTTAAAGTCTATGCAAAAAGCTAACCTTTCTGATAATCATTTTAACTGGACTACAGGGTATGGATATAATGATGTTGGAAGAGAAAAAGTAGAAGAAATTTACTCTTATGTATTTAATACAGAAGATGCTATAGTAAGGCCTATAATAGTTAACGGAACTCATGCTTTATCACTTTGTATAAGTGGGATAGTAAGACCAGGAGATGAAATATTATCAGCAACAGGAAAACCGTATGATACATTAGAAGAAGTTATAGGAATTAGAAATTCAAGAGGATCTTTAAAAGAGTTCGGCGTAACTTATAATCAAGTTGATTTTTTGGGTAATGGAGAGCCTGATTACATTAATATAAAAGAAAAAATAAACGATAAAACTAAGCTTGTTTTAATACAAAGGTCAAAAGGATATAGCTGGAGAAAATCTCTGACTATAGATGATATAGAAAAAATAATAAATACAGTTAAATCTGTAAGAGAAGATATAATTGTAATGGTAGACAATTGCTATGGTGAATTTTTAGAAATGAAAGAACCTACTGATGTTGGTGCTGATATAATGGCTGGATCTTTAATAAAAAATCCAGGGGGAGGATTAGCCTTAACAGGAGGGTACATAGTTGGTAAAAAAGAAATAGTTGAGTTAATATCATATAGACTTACATCTCCTGGGATAGGAAAAGAATGTGGGTTGACTTTCGGAACTACCAGAAGTGTACTTCAAGGTTTATTTTTAGCACCTCATACTGTAGGTCAAGCTTTAATGGGTGCTATATTTTGTTCTAAATTATTTGAAGAATTAGGATTTGAAATTCTACCTAAACCTAATGATGTTAGAAGTGATATAATACAGATAATTAAATTTGATAACGCCGATCAGATAATATCTTTTTGCAAAGGAATACAATATGCAGCTCCTGTTGATTCTTTTGTAAGTCCGGAGCCATGGCCTATGCCTGGTTATGATAGTGATGTAATAATGGCGGCTGGAGCTTTTGTTCAAGGTTCATCTATAGAACTTAGTGCTGACGCACCTATAAAACCGCCTTATAATGTATATTTCCAAGGAGGATTGACTTATACTCATTCTAAGTTTGGATCACTAAAAGCTTTAACCGAAATGATAAAAAATAAAACTATAAAAATACCAACTTCTATATAG
- a CDS encoding alanine/glycine:cation symporter family protein, whose protein sequence is MDLLALIKGINDILWGKLLVFVLCGASILFTFSFRFVQIRMFKKAFKHTFGGVSLKGNKADDDGMSSFQALATAIAGQVGTGNLAGAATAIAAGGPGAIFWMWVSAFFGFGTSFSEAVISQKYKTKVDGQICGGPAYYIDKGLNSKFLASFFAIAMILSAGLTGGMIQSNSIAGAFKMAFNVPGIVVGVTIAGVTFLVVSGGIGRIASVTEKLVPIMALLFIIGSLIIIGINASNIIPAFKMIFLGAFNPKAATGGLIGVGMKEAMRYGVARGLFSNEAGMGSSPHAHAVAKVNHPIEQGLVSIVGVFIDTFVILTLTALVILTTGALDGTTTGIELTQQAFVNGLGSFGGVFIAISLFFFAFSTIIGWYFYGELNVKYLIGIKGVKFYKLFIIMVLVLGTLLEVPVVWQLADTVNGLMVIPNIIALVYLLKVTKSSLIDFENKEKEKIKASA, encoded by the coding sequence ATGGATTTATTAGCATTAATAAAAGGTATTAACGACATTTTATGGGGGAAATTACTAGTGTTTGTATTGTGTGGAGCCAGTATATTATTTACATTCTCTTTTAGGTTTGTTCAAATAAGAATGTTCAAAAAAGCTTTCAAACATACTTTTGGAGGTGTATCACTAAAAGGAAATAAGGCAGATGACGATGGAATGTCATCTTTCCAAGCTTTAGCAACAGCAATAGCAGGACAAGTTGGAACAGGTAATTTAGCAGGAGCAGCAACTGCTATTGCAGCAGGAGGTCCAGGAGCTATATTTTGGATGTGGGTAAGTGCATTTTTTGGATTTGGAACTAGCTTTAGTGAAGCAGTTATTTCGCAAAAATATAAAACTAAAGTAGATGGTCAGATCTGTGGAGGTCCAGCATACTATATAGATAAAGGTCTTAATAGTAAATTCTTAGCATCATTTTTTGCAATAGCAATGATATTATCAGCTGGTTTAACTGGAGGTATGATCCAATCTAATTCAATAGCGGGAGCTTTTAAAATGGCATTTAATGTACCGGGGATAGTTGTAGGTGTTACAATCGCCGGAGTAACTTTTTTAGTAGTTTCTGGAGGAATAGGACGTATAGCATCTGTTACAGAAAAACTAGTTCCAATAATGGCGTTATTATTTATAATAGGTAGCTTAATAATAATAGGAATAAATGCATCGAATATAATACCTGCATTTAAAATGATTTTTCTAGGAGCATTTAATCCAAAAGCAGCCACTGGAGGATTAATAGGTGTTGGTATGAAAGAAGCTATGAGATACGGAGTTGCTAGGGGATTATTTTCAAATGAAGCTGGGATGGGATCATCTCCACATGCACATGCTGTTGCAAAAGTTAATCATCCTATAGAGCAAGGGTTAGTATCTATAGTAGGAGTTTTTATAGATACATTTGTAATATTAACTTTAACAGCTTTGGTTATACTTACAACTGGAGCTTTAGATGGAACTACAACTGGAATTGAATTAACTCAACAAGCTTTTGTAAATGGGCTCGGAAGTTTTGGAGGGGTATTTATAGCAATTTCTTTATTTTTCTTTGCCTTTTCAACTATAATAGGATGGTATTTCTATGGAGAATTAAATGTTAAATATTTAATTGGTATAAAAGGAGTTAAATTTTATAAGCTATTCATAATTATGGTATTGGTACTTGGAACTTTACTTGAAGTGCCTGTTGTATGGCAATTAGCAGATACTGTTAATGGACTTATGGTTATACCTAATATAATTGCTCTTGTTTATTTATTAAAAGTTACAAAATCGAGTTTAATAGATTTTGAAAATAAAGAAAAAGAAAAGATAAAAGCTAGTGCTTAG